In Eremothecium gossypii ATCC 10895 chromosome IV, complete sequence, the genomic stretch GGACTAATTCTTTTGTTGGAACGGAAGAGTACATTGCACCTGAGGTCATCAGGGGAAATGGCCATACAGCATCCGTGGATTGGTGGACATTGGGTATACTTACTTACGAAATGCTCTTTGGGTTCACTCCTTTCAAGGGCGACAACACAAATCAAACGTTCTCCAATATTTTGAAGAATGACGTTTATTTCCCAAACAATAACGATATATCTCGCACTTGCAAGGACTTGATTAAAAAGTTATTGGTCAAGAAAGAGAGTAAGCGACTTGGCTCAAAGTTTGGCGCCAGTGAGATAAAAAAGCATCCTTTCTTTAAGACCGTTCAGTGGGCGTTATTGAGGAACCAGGAACCTCCTTTAATCCCGGTATTGACGGAAGATGGGTACGACTTTGCAAAGTTATCACATAAAAAGGATGTTAAAAAGGCCGAGAAATTCGGCCCATCCGGGGATAGTACTCATAAATTCAAAGTCGCGGCTTCAATCGACTCTGTTGAAGAACAGGAACGTATAATGTTCGAAGAAAAGGTCGAACACGACGATGCGGTATCTGATGATGATCCGTTCCATGACTTCAACTCAATGAGTCTCATGAAACAGGACAACAATTCACTGATCTATGGGGATAACAATTCCTATGGAAAAATCACATACGCACCTAATCAAAATAGGTCCAGAAGTAATAGTCATAGAAGCTTCTTCAAAAGATGACATGAGTTATCCGAAGGTTATCATTAACGCCTCAATCATTTCTTCAAAAATTGGCCAACAATCCAAGTTTCGATAAAAGCCGATATAAATTTCATTTATTTCTATTCTAACTGGCAGAAGTAGCTCTTCGCCATTATTTGAAAAACATGTTTGTACATATTATTTGTTACATATTTAACACGAATTGTTCATGATCAGCGGATTCGATTAAAGTTTCGATCGCAGATTTGAGACTAGCGGCGGAATTCCCAGCAAGCGCATGTTTAATTGTGCATATTGCTGCTATGGAACTATTTGATTCCATTTCCTGTTTCAACATAGTTGAAATTTTGTATGCCCGGTTGATAATTCCTGTTTGAATATCCGCTAGTTTAGCCACGTTGAGTCCATATGAGTTATGTGCTCTGCCTTCCTTTAGTTTGTAAAGAAACACCACGCTAGGCCAGTTTTCACCAGGCCGCTTCTCTTCGATATAGGACATATGGTAGTTACCCAAGATGGGCGACCTGATGGAGCCCAATGAAGCATAGTGGGTAATAAATAGTATCAATGGACATGCATTGTGCAGCTCAATAAAGTAACGCAAGAGCGCATATGAAATACTTATCCCATCATGTGTACCTGTACCCCTGCCAACTTCATCCAACAGTAGCAGAGAATTTTCCGTACTGGATCTAAGAATTTGGACCATTTCTGTCATTTCAATTTTAAAGGTCGAATCGTTACGCAACAGATTATCGTATGCGCCAATTCTAGTGAATATCTGGTCAAAAATTGAAAATTCGGCCTCCTGGGCAGGGACATAGCATCCAATTTGTGCCATGATTACCAATAAGGCCACTTGCCGTATATATGACGATTTACCACCCATATTTGGACCGGTGATTATCATGATCTTCTTTCCCTCGCGATTGAGATTTACGTCATTAGGCATATAACGGACATCTAACGATTCGATGATGGGATTTCTTCCATTAATGACGTTGATACATTGTGGGGCTGTATTAAATTTCGGCCGAACATAATCTACATTGCAGGACGTGGCAGCCAATGACAGGATACAATCATATGTGGATAAATGCAGAATTGCTTTCCGTAAAGAGGTATACTCCCCTGTGATCCTCTTGATGAACGATTCATATTCCTGCAGAGCTAAATCCTGCAATAACTCCTTATGATATTGCAGCTTAGCAACCAGTTTAGCGGTCCCAGGAGTCTGGAACCTGCTTACTGCCTTAGTGCTTGCCACTTTTACCCAATCAACAGGAACGCTACTCACCTGTGTATTCCTAATCTCAACCAAAAAGTCAATCTCATCCTTGTAATTGAGCATGGGTCGTTTCAATATTACTCTGATGTTCTTTAGTTCATCCCTAAGTTCCCCTATGACAGCTTCAATATCCTGCTGTTTGGAAATTAGAGGTTCTGCTCTATCGTATTTTGTAAGGTTAAAATATTCAACGTAGGGTCTATCTGGATTCTTATCTAACGCCGCATCGATGTTGATCATGGCCAAAAAATTGGGAATAGGAAACTGTTTCCAGTACTCATCAAGGTCAGTAAAAATGTTTGCCAGCAGTGAAGATTGCATCCTTATCTTGCCATTTGCGGATAGGACATTTGTTTCGATATACCTGTGGTGAGAGGAAAAGAGTGTTGCCAGTTGGGTAAGTTCTCGTAAAAACAAATAAACTTCTCTTCTGGAAGTCTTACCGTACGCGATTCTATTCAAAATCCTCTCCAAGTCCTGGCCATCACGCAACATATTATTTAACGACTCAATGAAGATATTACCAACTTCGGTTGAAATGCACTGAACTGCGTCCAATCTCTGTTGTATCTGATCAATATTTATTAAAGGCTTTGCAATCCAGTTCTTCAAGTTCCTTAACCCGTAGTTTGTTCTAGTATGATCTAATACCCATAACAGGGAGCCTTTACTGCTCCTATCTGTACTGTTCTCAAAAATATCTAAGCTTTCAATAGCGCTAGAAGGAAGAATCATGTGCGTCTTCGAGCAGAATGGTTTAAAGTTTTCCTTGAAGAAGAGTAAACTCTCATTTTTGAAGTTTGTTAGGTAGCCATGCACCAGCATGAGCGCTGTTTGCAGAGGAACGTTGCCCTTAAAGGCTGGGTGCGGCTCACTGAAGATTTCTTCATACAACCCGACGAGCTCGATCCTATTTAGAGTGATATCGGAATCTGAAGTATGAAACACCTTTTCGATTTCTGAGCCAAGGCCATCTCCGACCACAACTTCACTCGGGTTTGTGTATTTTATTCGCGTCTCCAAAGCCTCCGTCAGAAAACGCTCCTCTTTGAAGTCATCGAAGATAACTTCACCGCTGTTGAGATTAACACTAACCAGGAAGTATCGCGTGTATGAAGGTTGTCGCTTGCACACAAGACCCCACACAGAAGCGCTATCACCCAGGACCCGACGATCTTTGGTTCCGAACGTCTCATTGATGCCATAGGTAGCCCTCGTGAATATATTGGTTACTTCCCTCGAGAAAACAGAGCTTGAGGTCCCACTGTTCTTTTTCACTGCGGATGTCTCTGTCTGCTCCACGACCCCCACTTTCAGATTGTGGTGCATCAAGCGCTGCAAGTGGACTTCGAGACGGGTGTCTGGGATGGTGCAGTACGCAAACTTCTTGTGCTTGTGATCAGCGGGGTCTGTCTCGTGTACCGTAAGCTTGCCGGGCACCAGCTTGATCTGCAGCACACGGCTCACCATCACTGCATCCTCCGCAAAAAACTTGTACTTGTACCCCACACGCACAGCCAAAACTTTGTCCATATGCTGCAGCTTCAGATCTTTGAATTGCTGGTCCAACTCTGTTAGACGGTTGGGCTTTGCCCGTTTGCTTCTGGGCGCCTCGTTGTCAAGCTCCGTTtcgtcctcctccacgCAGCCGCCCTCCCGGCGCTCCATGATACGCTGCAGACGCTCTGCAAAGCCCACCTCCTGCTCCTTGCCGCACGCCTCACGCCGTCTATTAAAGCGGAAGTCCTCAAAGCCCCGAGTCGCGCTCTTCACCTGTCCTGGGACTGCCCCACCGGCCGCAGCCTTGTTGCCCAGTCCCACATGCATTGGCGCGGCTTCAGGCTTTCTGTCGCTGGGCACCGTTGCCGAATTGTTCTCACCGTCAGACTCTAGTAGCTGCATAAGCTCTGCCTCCTCCTTGGCCGTACGCTGCTCGCTCTTCTTTCGCGTCGACGACGACTTGAAGAACCTGCTGATCGTGGGTTGCTGCAACATATCAAAGCTCACCGTAGGTATTAATGCACATATACAATTAGATGATGCCTCGGCGACTAATACATATAGATATATAGTAGAGATGAGTTGGTAATCCCAATGGAAGACGCATGGAGAAAACCACAGCACCCCTGTGATCACGTGCCGGAACCAGGCACATTGGAAAACTATAGTTATGCCCTTTAACAGGTATTCGCTGGCAGCGCACGCCTACCCACAACGCTTAGCACAGTGACCGGCATCAAGCACGGCGTCTGGGACCGCTTTCACTTCAAGAGCTCCTCCAAAATTATGTTGGCTTTCTCATTATCGCCCTTGTCCATGGTCTTGATGCCAAGCCTGCGTAGCGCCTGCACGACTTTCTCGCGCTCGAAGCCCTGGGCCACAAGCGTGTCCACAAGGCCCTTGTCGATACCGTAAAGCTGTGCCTCCTCGTCATTGCCCGTCTGCCCTGAGGCGTACGTCTTAGTCCAGAGCGCCGCGGTCCTGTCGAAGGACGCTCGGTCGCTGAGGTAGTGCTTGGCAACCTCGGCGTCTTGTGGGTCGTTGGGCTCCGGCGACTGGAGCAAGGCCTGGAGCGAAATCAACGACGTCTTCAACGTGAGCACCGGCGACCAGGAATTCTTGAGGATGTCGAGGCAGATAGCGCCGGTCACCGACGAGATGTTCGGGTGGTAAACCTTTGTGTCGAACTGCATTTTAGGCGGCTTGAACGGGTACTCCAGTGGCACCTGGATGTCCACAATGAACGTGCCCCCGTGGTAGGGCGTTCCCGGAGGGCCTAGGAACGTGCCTTTCAAATGATGGATGTCGGACTCGCTCACAAAGGCAAGGGAGATGTTGGCGTCGGGGTCATCCTTTACCGACTGGATCTCCTTCATGAGTCTCTTGGCTCTCGACATGCTCGTAGCGCAGCGAAAGGTCTTTATGGTTTATGTGACTTATTGTCTGGTCCAGGTGAGCGTTGTAGTAATACTGTCTTGGTCTCAAAATTTTCCCATATAAACTGCCGGTGCTTATATAATCTACCGTATTAACCCAGAATTACAAAGTTCGGCGTCAGCGTCAGTAGTAAACGAAGGGATGCATTGACAAACTATGTATTATATTTCGGGGCGTATCATAGCATCTCACGTAGCTGTGGAGCAAGTGGGACGCCAGTGGAGGGCTCTCTGTGCGGCTCAAAGTTGAGATAGGTGTGGTCGCCAAGCTTGCGGGGTTGAATGATGAGCTTCGCAAGAAAGACAATGCCAAAGAGAAGCGCGATGCCGGCGACGACCAGGTAGGCCACACCGAGCGACATATTGCGGGCCCCAATAATACTGTTGGTGGTCAGGACAAAGGATTTGGTGCCTCCGAAGATCTCGACCGGATAGTTGAGTCCTATGCGGATGCGGTAGGTGCCGTGGAGGAGGTGCTTGCGCTCGTTCTTGAGAGCGAGCTTGTAGAAGCGCGGCAGGCCTGCAGTGCGCATCCACACCTGGAACTCCTCCCACGTAGAGATGTCAGGCAGGTTGGTGTCGTTGTAGCCATCGGGGAAACGGTCGTGCCAGGCGGGGGGCGGCACGATGTCTGCGGGGTTGTAGCTGGTCTTCTTGTACCTGTTGCGGTCTGTGTGCCAGGCGATGTTCCTGTTGCTGAGCTCGTAGTCGGGGACGCCGTTGACACCCCGGAGGACCGGCGTGAAGGTGTCGTTGAACATTGAGTTGGCGATCAGGCCGCAGGGATAGACAGCCTTGCCGTCCTTAGTCGAGAGCGGGTGGCACGTGTCGGACAGCTTGTCTGGTGCAACAGCCTTGCCCTTAAGCTGGTCGAGGTCGAAGGACTGCACGTACTTGCGGTGGTTCTGGTAGAAGTTCGTCAGCTTGTAGTATATGTACACCGAGCTCGATATGTCGTTGGGGATCTCAAATTCTAGCTCGCACTCATTCTTGGAATGCAGCCGCCACTTAGGCTGTTCGGACATGGACGTCCGGAAGTGGTAGCTCACCAGGTTCTCGGGGATGGGCGTGTATTCGGACGTGGCGTGCTTGCCGCACTGGCTGTAGTCGATCACCAGGTTCTGCACGTTGTTTGCACTGATGATCAGCGCAATCCCGATTGGCGCAAACGCCCCGCTCAGCAATATTAGCAGTGGGAGGATGCTCTGCGGCGACAGGATGGGCTGCCAGGCCTTCAGCCTCTGCTGCCGGAAGGCGGTATTTGGCGGCTTCTTCGACTTCTGCGCCGCGCTCAGCGAGGCCGAACCTGCAGAGTAGGCTCTATCCGTGTTCTCTGCACTTGATAGCATGATCTCTAAAACTTCCGACAAGTCTGCAGACCTTCCGCTACCAATAGCTGTAGGCTTAGTCTACGCTCTGATCAACACCGTCATTCGCTCTGGCTGAGGCGTACCGGAAGGGCAGGGTAACAAATGCAGAAATAGTGTTCATATATAACCTAATGAAACCCAAGAATACACATAACATAGCTATTACCACTCGATATTCTCTATATAGCCGCCAAATAGCGTATCGAATCGGTCGAATTCCAGGGATGGAAGTACCTTCATCTTTCTGGTGCTCTCGGCAGCTAGGAGCGAGTCGTAGGACCAATCCAAAAAGTCCTCC encodes the following:
- a CDS encoding CDC50/LEM3 family protein (Syntenic homolog of Saccharomyces cerevisiae YCR094W (CDC50) and YNR048W), whose protein sequence is MLSSAENTDRAYSAGSASLSAAQKSKKPPNTAFRQQRLKAWQPILSPQSILPLLILLSGAFAPIGIALIISANNVQNLVIDYSQCGKHATSEYTPIPENLVSYHFRTSMSEQPKWRLHSKNECELEFEIPNDISSSVYIYYKLTNFYQNHRKYVQSFDLDQLKGKAVAPDKLSDTCHPLSTKDGKAVYPCGLIANSMFNDTFTPVLRGVNGVPDYELSNRNIAWHTDRNRYKKTSYNPADIVPPPAWHDRFPDGYNDTNLPDISTWEEFQVWMRTAGLPRFYKLALKNERKHLLHGTYRIRIGLNYPVEIFGGTKSFVLTTNSIIGARNMSLGVAYLVVAGIALLFGIVFLAKLIIQPRKLGDHTYLNFEPHREPSTGVPLAPQLREML
- the MSH3 gene encoding mismatch repair protein MSH3 (Syntenic homolog of Saccharomyces cerevisiae YCR092C (MSH3)), with translation MLQQPTISRFFKSSSTRKKSEQRTAKEEAELMQLLESDGENNSATVPSDRKPEAAPMHVGLGNKAAAGGAVPGQVKSATRGFEDFRFNRRREACGKEQEVGFAERLQRIMERREGGCVEEDETELDNEAPRSKRAKPNRLTELDQQFKDLKLQHMDKVLAVRVGYKYKFFAEDAVMVSRVLQIKLVPGKLTVHETDPADHKHKKFAYCTIPDTRLEVHLQRLMHHNLKVGVVEQTETSAVKKNSGTSSSVFSREVTNIFTRATYGINETFGTKDRRVLGDSASVWGLVCKRQPSYTRYFLVSVNLNSGEVIFDDFKEERFLTEALETRIKYTNPSEVVVGDGLGSEIEKVFHTSDSDITLNRIELVGLYEEIFSEPHPAFKGNVPLQTALMLVHGYLTNFKNESLLFFKENFKPFCSKTHMILPSSAIESLDIFENSTDRSSKGSLLWVLDHTRTNYGLRNLKNWIAKPLINIDQIQQRLDAVQCISTEVGNIFIESLNNMLRDGQDLERILNRIAYGKTSRREVYLFLRELTQLATLFSSHHRYIETNVLSANGKIRMQSSLLANIFTDLDEYWKQFPIPNFLAMINIDAALDKNPDRPYVEYFNLTKYDRAEPLISKQQDIEAVIGELRDELKNIRVILKRPMLNYKDEIDFLVEIRNTQVSSVPVDWVKVASTKAVSRFQTPGTAKLVAKLQYHKELLQDLALQEYESFIKRITGEYTSLRKAILHLSTYDCILSLAATSCNVDYVRPKFNTAPQCINVINGRNPIIESLDVRYMPNDVNLNREGKKIMIITGPNMGGKSSYIRQVALLVIMAQIGCYVPAQEAEFSIFDQIFTRIGAYDNLLRNDSTFKIEMTEMVQILRSSTENSLLLLDEVGRGTGTHDGISISYALLRYFIELHNACPLILFITHYASLGSIRSPILGNYHMSYIEEKRPGENWPSVVFLYKLKEGRAHNSYGLNVAKLADIQTGIINRAYKISTMLKQEMESNSSIAAICTIKHALAGNSAASLKSAIETLIESADHEQFVLNM
- the UBC1 gene encoding E2 ubiquitin-conjugating protein UBC1 (Non-syntenic homolog of Saccharomyces cerevisiae YDR177W (UBC1)), which translates into the protein MSRAKRLMKEIQSVKDDPDANISLAFVSESDIHHLKGTFLGPPGTPYHGGTFIVDIQVPLEYPFKPPKMQFDTKVYHPNISSVTGAICLDILKNSWSPVLTLKTSLISLQALLQSPEPNDPQDAEVAKHYLSDRASFDRTAALWTKTYASGQTGNDEEAQLYGIDKGLVDTLVAQGFEREKVVQALRRLGIKTMDKGDNEKANIILEELLK